Proteins from a single region of Mytilus trossulus isolate FHL-02 chromosome 2, PNRI_Mtr1.1.1.hap1, whole genome shotgun sequence:
- the LOC134706140 gene encoding uncharacterized protein LOC134706140: MADSKFCIGCQRGEEDVNAVAWCSDCSELVCKVCARVHERMSPPHKVIPMKEIQQLSSSLLKLSKNCENHSEEKNVLYCCHHDKVICDSCVTVSHQNCKPVISIEKAARGVKVGTAISDLDRRLDNLCQVTENILSHSEATLEELTKSRNSIKKRVSEIKHKFIAHLNKLEADIHKDIDNKYKHCNDTVSRNKDNIQSSADSLSIWKNDLKSLRQHLSEIHLFQMVKFLDAKTHNKELEIREIQKATVSLLRYHPPESELNIQKLLPDFGIITLDNSPVPKSVLDIDQQGQFLVRDHQMLSLTHSFKTTKLGDVVRIYRGCFIPDNRLLLSQLKERKLIVCKLDGSILKIITLDYEPQCITLYDNNHAVVSLGRGGIQIIDLTTLKPGRIIKVEGYCQGVTCVKDKIWVRNQSKTPTVVDMNGKVLNTINTSFKPWDICSNKEGDVYCTDCDSDKVFVVTSDGKEREIYSSSDLKNPHGVVVDNNGDVFVAGMNSNNIHRISHDGQTRDFILTKDDGIHAPTGLSYNCDTGELLVINNNYKSVNIYKKK, encoded by the coding sequence ATGGCGGACAGTAAATTCTGTATCGGTTGTCAGCGTGGTGAGGAAGACGTAAATGCAGTAGCTTGGTGCAGTGATTGCAGCGAACTTGTGTGTAAGGTATGTGCTAGAGTCCACGAAAGGATGTCTCCGCCTCACAAGGTAATACCAATGAAAGAAATACAGCAACTTAGTTCCTCGCTTCTTAAGTTGTCCAAAAACTGTGAGAATCATTCcgaagaaaaaaatgtactgTACTGCTGTCATCATGATAAGGTTATATGTGATTCCTGCGTAACGGTATCACATCAAAATTGCAAGCCTGtcatttcaattgaaaaagcTGCCAGAGGCGTTAAAGTAGGTACAGCTATTTCTGACCTCGATCGAAGGCTTGACAACCTATGTCAAGTCACGGAGAACATACTGAGTCACTCTGAAGCAACACTCGAAGAATTGACAAAAAGTCGGAACAGCATCAAGAAAAGAGTGTCGGaaatcaaacataaatttaTTGCTCATTTGAATAAGTTAGAAGCAGATATACATAAAGACATTGACAATAAGTATAAACATTGTAACGACACAGTGTCCCGAAATAAAGATAACATCCAGTCAAGTGCTGACTCGCTGTCAATATGGAAGAACGATCTTAAATCACTGAGGCAACATTTATCTGAAATTCATTTATTCCAAATGGTAAAATTTCTAGATGCAAAAACACACAATAAAGAATTGGAAATCAGAGAGATTCAAAAAGCAACTGTTTCGTTACTAAGATATCACCCTCCTGAGTCTGAgttaaacatacaaaaattacTTCCAGACTTTGGTATAATAACGCTAGACAATTCACCAGTACCAAAGTCTGTACTTGATATCGATCAACAAGGTCAGTTTCTTGTCAGAGACCATCAAATGTTATCCTTAACACATTCATTCAAAACCACAAAACTAGGTGATGTAGTGAGAATATACAGAGGTTGCTTTATTCCGGATAATAGGTTACTCCTTAGTCagttaaaagaaagaaaactcATTGTTTGTAAACTTGATGGATCCATACTGAAAATAATTACTTTGGATTATGAACCACAATGTATAACCTTGTATGACAACAACCACGCTGTAGTATCTCTAGGTCGTGGTGGTATCCAGATCATCGATCTGACAACATTAAAGCCTGGTAGGATAATTAAAGTTGAGGGATATTGTCAAGGAGTCACCTGTGTAAAGGATAAGATCTGGGTAAGGAATCAATCCAAAACACCAACCGTAGTAGATATGAATGGTAAAGTACTTAACACAATAAATACATCATTTAAACCTTGGGATATTTGTTCCAACAAAGAAGGTGATGTCTATTGTACAGACTGTGATAGTGATAAAGTCTTCGTCGTTACATCGGATGGAAAAGAACGTGAGATATACAGCAGTTCTGACTTGAAAAACCCTCACGGTGTGGTTGTAGATAAcaatggtgatgtgtttgttgcAGGAATGAATTCGAACAATATTCATAGAATATCTCATGATGGACAGACTCGTGACTTTATCCTGACAAAAGACGATGGTATCCATGCACCGACCGGTTTATCTTACAACTGTGACACGGGAGAACTGTTAGTTATCAACAACAATTATAAAtcagtaaatatttataaaaagaagtgA